A DNA window from Undibacterium sp. YM2 contains the following coding sequences:
- a CDS encoding cellulose biosynthesis protein BcsD, with translation MSTNSIRYYEEQQCSVQWRSFLGAFSAEFASKGEPGDLRAFMHQLGRTMAAGFHVDDGSSLQALEACMNKVWSEMNWGWVELVEEADALVVAHHASPLKVAFGEHALEWSPALLEGVYAQWFDGLGMDKSLRLTQRAGVFEDGQLFVFDLKKQSEEPSYFTRR, from the coding sequence ATGTCCACAAATTCTATTCGCTATTACGAAGAGCAGCAGTGCTCAGTTCAATGGAGATCTTTCCTTGGAGCATTTTCTGCCGAGTTTGCTTCCAAAGGGGAGCCTGGCGACCTGCGCGCTTTCATGCATCAGTTGGGCCGCACCATGGCTGCCGGTTTTCACGTGGATGACGGCAGCAGCTTGCAAGCACTGGAGGCATGCATGAACAAGGTCTGGTCAGAAATGAACTGGGGCTGGGTGGAGCTGGTGGAAGAAGCCGATGCACTGGTCGTTGCCCATCATGCATCTCCGCTGAAAGTAGCATTTGGCGAACATGCACTGGAATGGTCTCCCGCTTTGCTGGAAGGTGTTTATGCGCAGTGGTTTGATGGCCTGGGTATGGACAAATCCTTGCGCCTGACACAGCGGGCTGGCGTATTTGAAGATGGACAATTATTTGTATTTGATTTGAAGAAGCAGTCAGAAGAGCCGTCTTATTTCACACGTCGTTAA
- the bcsP gene encoding cellulose biosynthesis protein BcsP: protein MDDDVKNLFQKFGQSTDAYREINRDADSEQAKQRWPLLRDVHLHAGPAPAAAPTRAQHREEELAAPVHLNDSPFRPAAVKTAASRATAVKASAAQAAPEGHASIRHSSQLPLKQMLMQKAAVEEQELEPEVAPPFLSRVLPTAPKHNTAGKKESVTSGLFSSRAQVSPEREVEASAHAVPGVAASTGIRKPVNVSPAQVSPATVIHNIPAAHAMPVKQAHVHVEEQRGQNVKTKPADKDQPVSAVFGRLAGKQEEARPADAGTNSFFKKIFKP from the coding sequence ATGGATGATGACGTAAAAAATCTTTTTCAGAAATTTGGGCAATCAACTGATGCGTATCGCGAAATCAATCGTGATGCTGACAGTGAACAGGCAAAGCAGCGCTGGCCCTTGTTGCGTGACGTGCATCTGCATGCGGGACCGGCTCCTGCCGCGGCACCCACTCGTGCTCAGCACAGGGAAGAAGAGCTGGCCGCACCAGTCCATTTGAATGACAGTCCTTTCCGTCCCGCAGCCGTGAAAACTGCGGCGAGCAGAGCAACTGCGGTGAAAGCCAGCGCGGCACAAGCCGCACCTGAGGGGCATGCAAGCATCAGGCACAGCTCTCAATTGCCTTTGAAGCAAATGCTGATGCAAAAAGCTGCAGTCGAAGAGCAAGAGCTTGAACCCGAAGTAGCACCTCCATTTTTGTCAAGAGTGTTACCAACTGCACCAAAGCATAATACTGCAGGTAAAAAAGAGTCTGTTACCAGTGGCTTGTTTTCCAGCAGGGCCCAGGTTTCACCCGAGCGGGAAGTGGAAGCGTCTGCGCACGCTGTGCCTGGCGTTGCTGCAAGCACTGGCATACGCAAGCCTGTGAACGTCAGCCCTGCGCAAGTATCTCCAGCTACTGTCATACACAACATACCTGCAGCACATGCCATGCCTGTCAAACAAGCACATGTGCATGTTGAAGAACAGCGCGGTCAAAACGTGAAAACCAAACCGGCCGACAAAGACCAGCCTGTCAGTGCCGTCTTTGGTCGCCTGGCTGGCAAACAGGAAGAGGCCAGGCCAGCCGATGCGGGTACCAATTCATTCTTTAAAAAAATATTTAAACCATGA
- the bcsQ gene encoding cellulose biosynthesis protein BcsQ translates to MRVVAVISPKGGVGKTTVTANLAASLARLGPRITILDLDPQNALRLHFGMAHDDASGIAQQETMENSWTNVLFESAYGVDFLPYGSVDEDQRAVFEQEIKADPKWLAKKLASLNLPENSVVLIDTPPGPSIYLQQVLHAANYALVVLKPDAASYSTIPSIESLIDYYCADRKEFLGYCYLLNQMDAAKQLSRDVFGMLRSSLGKRFIPVTIHKDEAVSEALACQTPVSYYSQHCSATHDMQELTAWLQTNFRLVD, encoded by the coding sequence ATGAGGGTAGTTGCCGTCATTTCTCCCAAGGGTGGGGTAGGTAAAACTACCGTTACCGCAAATCTGGCGGCATCCCTGGCCCGTCTCGGTCCACGCATCACCATATTGGACCTGGATCCGCAAAACGCACTCAGATTGCATTTTGGTATGGCACATGATGATGCCAGTGGTATTGCGCAACAGGAGACCATGGAAAATAGCTGGACAAATGTCTTGTTTGAAAGCGCCTATGGTGTCGATTTCCTGCCTTATGGCAGCGTAGATGAAGATCAGCGCGCAGTTTTCGAGCAGGAAATCAAGGCCGATCCAAAATGGCTGGCAAAAAAACTGGCTAGCCTGAATTTGCCTGAAAACAGTGTGGTCCTGATAGACACACCACCTGGTCCCAGCATTTATCTGCAACAGGTCTTGCACGCGGCAAATTATGCGCTGGTGGTGTTGAAGCCAGATGCCGCTTCTTATTCAACGATACCATCGATAGAATCCCTGATCGATTATTACTGTGCTGACCGCAAGGAGTTTCTGGGTTATTGCTATCTGCTGAACCAGATGGACGCCGCCAAGCAATTGAGTCGCGATGTCTTCGGCATGTTGCGCAGCAGCCTGGGCAAGCGCTTCATACCTGTCACCATCCATAAGGATGAGGCAGTCAGTGAAGCACTGGCTTGCCAGACACCGGTCTCCTATTATTCCCAGCATTGTTCTGCTACGCATGACATGCAAGAGCTGACAGCCTGGCTGCAAACGAATTTCAGATTGGTTGATTAA
- the bcsA gene encoding UDP-forming cellulose synthase catalytic subunit, which translates to MRSILNSRYLYGRLNDLGRAMVNWPGWERKTPRFLALLVAVFLYWTSISIPLDLPLQTLFSIIIFSTALYLRRYTGTLISLVMVMFSISATSRYIYWRITYTIGTDNLIDLFFALVLIMAEVYAWLVLLLGYLQTAWPLKRKPVMMPPDTSTWPTIDLFIPSYNEDLAVVKPTVLAAMGIDWPKDKLNIIILDDGRRPAFAEFAASVGVQCFTRPDNNHAKAGNINAALKRTTGDFVAIFDCDHMPTRSFLQYTMGWFLVDPKLAMVQTPHHFLSPDPFERNLQTFRNVPNEGELFYGLIQDGNDLWNATFFCGSCAILRRTCLEEVGGIAVETVTEDAHTALKMQRLGYNTAYLALPQAAGLATESLSAHVGQRIRWARGMAQIFRTDNPLLGKGLSFGQRLCYSNAMLHFFYGLPRMVFLLAPLSYLFFEVHIIKASALSIAAYSLPHLLHANLTNSRIQGAHRHSFWAEVYEATLAWYIFRPTLVALINPKLGKFNVTAKGGLVEQEHFDWTISKPYLIMLGMNILGFFVGFGRALWWNTYEMDTVILNMLWTIYNLVILGATLAVATESKQVRRTHRVRAVLNATLRLNNGHSIVCRTEDFSMGGMSFRVPEGFQMHKDEDLMISLYGTNGESVFPARTVFFKDNLLSVQFMPLDLQQEMDLINCTIGRADVWLSWSNDRDIDHPLNGLKEIAYHSMRGFSRFGTSIKQYVMERTGHMNKINEASIVKTITTSIRAKLSRKGSTTALAILCGVTAIAHHEDVLAKSKHASASASATASAQPAVVEKIALEDLQPTSVIGGQKTYNISLKDMIGISSSVELRGTEGERSFPFTVRSDEVITAAKVKYGIAYSPALLPDLSHIQVLVNNELVSVVPLPKETSKGIVREDVIDPRFFADFNQLSFKLIGHYTRDCEDPYHSSLWAKLSHTTNLELTVSPLTLANDLGMLPAPFFDRRDNKLLELPFILPATPSLEVLRNAGVVASWFGHLSSYRGARFPIEANTLPRGNAVLFATANEAPAGVTLPAIAGPTLAIMANPANPKAKLLLVLGRDINELKIAVQALTMGQMAMSGESALIKNLKEIDPRKAYDAPKWLPTDRPVKFGELAAPPALKVNGLTPDLIRVNLRVAPDLFTWQKEGVPIDLRYRFTPRPTVDKSTLNIGINDEFVRSLPLSGTQVEKGKIKESVMLFFKDGQRYAQDEIQVPTFRIGAENQLQFHFFYDYPKQGACKDVYLDNVRSAIDPDSTIDFSNMPHYAAMPNLAYMANAGFPFTRMADLAQTAIVMPDRPNAQEMELFLNVMGRMGESTGYPVLNSTLIRSADVEKHSDKDFLLLGASGNLPLLKQWSKYMPMSMDENGNRLQLPTGFLRLVTRWAGRDLDAMERHAGEMLAKTGNAFGAMMQFESPLSSGHSVIVMTSGDSASLADLTTGLNKADLRSKFQGDLVLIKGDRIANAQIGETYYSGSLPWWTWLKWHLSTQPFIMIIFLMLASLIAATMLFRFLRKKAASRLALEDKKK; encoded by the coding sequence ATGCGTTCGATACTTAACTCCCGATATCTCTATGGTCGCCTCAACGACCTGGGGCGTGCCATGGTCAACTGGCCAGGCTGGGAGCGCAAGACACCGCGTTTTCTTGCCCTGTTGGTGGCGGTGTTCCTGTACTGGACCAGTATCAGCATCCCGCTGGATTTGCCGCTGCAAACACTGTTTTCGATTATCATTTTTAGTACTGCGCTGTATCTGCGCCGCTATACCGGTACGCTGATTTCACTGGTGATGGTGATGTTTTCCATCAGTGCCACCAGCCGCTATATCTATTGGCGCATCACTTACACCATAGGCACAGATAATCTGATTGACCTGTTCTTTGCGCTGGTGCTGATCATGGCTGAGGTGTATGCCTGGCTGGTGCTGCTGCTGGGTTATTTGCAAACCGCCTGGCCCTTGAAGCGCAAGCCAGTGATGATGCCGCCAGATACCTCGACCTGGCCCACCATTGATCTGTTCATCCCCAGCTATAACGAAGACCTGGCCGTGGTTAAGCCTACCGTGCTGGCGGCCATGGGCATAGACTGGCCAAAAGACAAACTCAATATCATTATCCTCGACGATGGTCGTCGCCCTGCCTTTGCCGAATTCGCCGCTTCAGTTGGTGTGCAATGTTTTACCCGTCCTGATAATAATCACGCGAAGGCCGGTAATATCAATGCTGCCCTGAAGCGTACTACCGGCGATTTCGTCGCGATCTTCGATTGCGATCACATGCCGACGCGCTCGTTTTTGCAATATACGATGGGCTGGTTCTTGGTTGATCCCAAGCTGGCGATGGTACAGACGCCCCACCATTTTCTGTCACCAGATCCGTTTGAGCGCAATTTGCAAACCTTCCGCAATGTGCCAAATGAAGGTGAGCTATTCTATGGTCTGATACAGGACGGTAATGATCTGTGGAATGCCACTTTCTTTTGTGGGTCCTGTGCCATCCTGCGTCGCACCTGCCTCGAAGAGGTGGGCGGCATTGCAGTTGAGACCGTGACAGAAGATGCACACACTGCATTGAAAATGCAGCGCCTTGGCTACAATACGGCCTACCTGGCATTGCCGCAGGCAGCCGGTCTGGCAACCGAGAGTCTGTCTGCCCACGTTGGTCAGCGCATACGCTGGGCGCGCGGCATGGCGCAGATTTTCCGTACTGATAATCCCTTGCTAGGCAAGGGGCTCAGTTTTGGCCAGCGACTTTGTTACAGCAATGCCATGCTGCATTTCTTTTATGGCTTGCCGCGCATGGTGTTCTTGCTGGCACCACTGTCTTACCTGTTTTTTGAAGTGCATATCATCAAGGCTTCAGCCCTATCGATTGCGGCGTATTCCTTGCCCCATCTCTTGCATGCCAACCTGACCAACTCCCGCATACAGGGCGCGCACCGGCATTCTTTCTGGGCCGAGGTGTATGAGGCAACGCTGGCATGGTATATCTTCCGCCCCACACTGGTGGCGCTGATCAACCCCAAACTCGGTAAGTTCAACGTGACTGCCAAAGGTGGTCTGGTCGAGCAGGAGCATTTTGACTGGACCATTTCCAAGCCTTACCTGATCATGTTGGGCATGAACATATTAGGTTTTTTTGTCGGTTTTGGCAGAGCATTGTGGTGGAATACTTATGAGATGGACACAGTCATCCTGAATATGCTGTGGACGATTTATAACCTGGTCATCCTTGGTGCTACCCTTGCCGTAGCAACAGAATCCAAACAGGTAAGGCGCACACACAGGGTCAGGGCAGTATTGAATGCGACCCTGCGTTTGAACAACGGTCACTCTATAGTTTGCCGTACTGAGGATTTTTCCATGGGAGGCATGTCTTTCCGGGTACCGGAAGGATTTCAGATGCACAAGGATGAAGACTTGATGATTTCTCTGTATGGCACCAACGGGGAATCCGTATTCCCGGCCAGAACAGTGTTCTTCAAGGATAATTTGCTCAGTGTGCAATTCATGCCACTGGATTTACAGCAGGAAATGGATTTGATCAATTGCACCATAGGCCGGGCCGACGTCTGGCTCAGCTGGTCAAATGACAGGGATATCGACCACCCGCTGAATGGTTTGAAAGAAATCGCCTATCACAGCATGCGCGGATTCAGCCGGTTTGGCACCAGTATCAAGCAATACGTCATGGAAAGAACGGGACATATGAATAAAATAAATGAGGCTTCCATCGTGAAAACCATCACAACAAGTATACGGGCAAAATTGTCGCGCAAAGGCAGTACTACGGCTCTGGCCATACTTTGTGGCGTAACTGCGATAGCACACCATGAAGATGTCTTGGCCAAGTCCAAACATGCAAGCGCCAGTGCTTCTGCCACTGCCAGCGCTCAGCCTGCTGTCGTTGAAAAAATCGCCCTGGAAGATTTGCAGCCAACATCGGTAATAGGTGGCCAGAAGACCTATAACATCAGCCTCAAGGACATGATAGGCATCAGCTCCAGTGTTGAATTGCGTGGCACCGAGGGCGAGCGTTCCTTCCCCTTCACCGTGCGTAGCGATGAGGTGATTACAGCAGCCAAGGTCAAGTATGGCATAGCCTATTCACCTGCTTTGCTGCCTGACCTGTCCCACATACAGGTGCTGGTCAACAATGAGCTGGTCAGTGTCGTTCCTCTGCCTAAAGAAACTTCTAAAGGCATTGTGCGTGAAGACGTTATCGACCCAAGGTTTTTCGCTGACTTCAATCAACTCAGTTTTAAACTCATAGGCCATTACACCCGGGATTGTGAAGACCCTTATCACTCCAGCCTGTGGGCCAAGCTCAGCCATACCACCAATCTGGAATTGACAGTTTCCCCGCTGACCCTGGCAAATGACCTGGGCATGTTGCCAGCGCCTTTCTTTGACAGGCGTGACAACAAATTGCTGGAACTGCCTTTCATCCTGCCAGCAACACCTTCACTGGAAGTCTTGCGCAATGCGGGTGTCGTTGCGTCCTGGTTTGGTCACCTGTCTTCTTACCGTGGTGCGCGTTTTCCTATCGAAGCCAATACCCTGCCACGTGGTAATGCAGTATTGTTTGCTACTGCCAATGAAGCGCCAGCGGGTGTGACTTTGCCGGCAATTGCTGGTCCAACCCTGGCTATCATGGCTAATCCGGCCAACCCCAAAGCCAAGTTGTTGCTGGTGTTGGGCCGTGATATCAATGAGCTCAAGATCGCCGTGCAGGCACTGACCATGGGCCAGATGGCCATGTCTGGTGAATCTGCCTTGATCAAGAATCTCAAAGAAATCGATCCACGCAAAGCTTATGATGCGCCAAAATGGTTGCCTACCGACAGACCTGTCAAATTCGGTGAGCTGGCTGCACCCCCAGCACTGAAAGTCAATGGCCTGACGCCTGACCTGATACGCGTGAACCTGCGCGTTGCACCTGACTTGTTCACCTGGCAAAAAGAAGGCGTGCCTATCGATTTGCGTTATCGCTTCACGCCACGTCCTACCGTTGATAAATCGACTTTGAATATTGGTATCAATGATGAGTTTGTACGCTCCTTGCCTTTGTCTGGTACACAGGTAGAAAAAGGCAAGATCAAGGAATCGGTCATGCTGTTCTTCAAGGATGGCCAGCGTTATGCCCAGGATGAAATCCAGGTGCCGACTTTCCGTATCGGTGCAGAGAACCAGTTGCAGTTCCACTTCTTCTACGATTACCCAAAACAAGGTGCCTGTAAAGATGTGTATCTGGACAATGTGCGTTCTGCGATAGACCCGGATTCGACGATCGATTTCTCGAACATGCCGCACTATGCAGCCATGCCTAACCTGGCATATATGGCAAATGCAGGCTTTCCGTTCACTCGCATGGCAGACCTGGCGCAAACCGCCATCGTCATGCCAGACCGCCCAAATGCACAAGAGATGGAATTGTTCCTCAATGTCATGGGCCGCATGGGTGAGTCTACAGGTTACCCGGTATTGAACAGCACCCTGATCCGTAGCGCTGACGTTGAAAAACATAGTGATAAAGACTTCCTGCTGTTAGGTGCAAGTGGCAATCTGCCTTTGCTCAAGCAATGGTCAAAATACATGCCCATGAGCATGGATGAAAACGGCAATCGTCTGCAATTGCCTACAGGTTTCCTGCGTCTCGTGACCCGATGGGCTGGCCGCGATCTTGACGCCATGGAACGCCATGCCGGTGAAATGCTGGCCAAGACTGGCAATGCCTTTGGTGCCATGATGCAGTTTGAATCGCCCTTGTCCAGCGGCCATAGCGTGATTGTCATGACCTCTGGCGATTCTGCCAGCCTGGCTGACCTGACTACCGGTTTGAACAAGGCTGATCTGCGCAGTAAATTCCAGGGTGATCTGGTGCTCATCAAGGGCGACCGCATCGCCAATGCACAGATAGGTGAAACCTATTATTCAGGCAGCTTGCCCTGGTGGACCTGGTTGAAGTGGCATTTATCTACTCAGCCTTTTATCATGATTATCTTCCTGATGCTCGCTTCACTGATTGCTGCGACCATGCTTTTCCGTTTCTTGCGCAAGAAAGCGGCATCCCGTCTGGCGCTGGAAGATAAAAAGAAATAA